Proteins encoded by one window of Blautia argi:
- a CDS encoding DNA-directed RNA polymerase subunit alpha — protein sequence MFDFNKPKIQITEMSDDKRYGKFVVEPLERGYGITLGNSLRRIMLSSLPGAAVSQVKIDGVLHEFSSMPGVKEDVTEIIMNLKNLAIKNVSDSNEPKTAYIEFEGEGVVTGADIQVDQDLEILNPEQVIATLNGGTGCKFNAELTITKGRGYVSADKGKSDDMPIGMIAVDAIYTPVERVNMSVENTRVGQVTDFDKLTLDIYTNGTLDADEAVSLAAKVLSEHLSLFIDLSESAKTAEVMIEKEDNEKEKVLEMNIDELELSVRSYNCLKRAGINTVEELCNRTSEDMMKVRNLGRKSLEEVLAKLKELGLQLNPSEE from the coding sequence ATGTTCGATTTTAACAAACCCAAAATTCAAATCACAGAAATGTCTGATGATAAGAGATATGGGAAATTCGTGGTAGAACCACTGGAAAGAGGATATGGTATTACACTGGGTAACTCTCTTAGAAGAATTATGCTTTCTTCTTTACCGGGTGCCGCTGTAAGCCAGGTGAAAATTGACGGTGTTCTCCATGAATTCAGTTCTATGCCGGGAGTTAAGGAAGATGTGACAGAAATCATCATGAACCTTAAAAATCTGGCAATCAAGAACGTAAGCGACAGCAATGAGCCGAAAACCGCATATATCGAGTTTGAAGGCGAAGGCGTTGTGACAGGTGCAGATATCCAGGTTGACCAGGATTTGGAAATCTTAAATCCGGAGCAGGTAATTGCTACCTTAAATGGCGGTACAGGATGCAAATTCAATGCAGAACTGACCATTACCAAAGGCCGCGGATATGTAAGCGCAGATAAAGGAAAATCAGATGACATGCCAATCGGCATGATTGCAGTTGATGCAATTTATACTCCGGTTGAGCGTGTAAATATGTCCGTTGAGAATACCCGTGTGGGTCAGGTTACAGACTTTGACAAACTGACACTGGATATTTACACAAACGGAACACTGGACGCAGATGAGGCTGTCAGCCTTGCTGCTAAGGTATTAAGCGAGCATTTAAGCCTCTTCATTGACCTTTCTGAAAGTGCAAAGACTGCAGAAGTCATGATTGAGAAGGAAGACAATGAGAAAGAAAAAGTTCTGGAAATGAACATTGATGAACTGGAATTGTCTGTTCGTTCCTACAACTGCTTAAAACGTGCTGGTATTAATACCGTGGAAGAGCTTTGCAACCGTACTTCCGAAGACATGATGAAGGTTCGTAATCTGGGCCGTAAGTCATTAGAAGAAGTTTTGGCAAAATTAAAAGAATTAGGCTTACAGTTGAATCCTAGCGAGGAGTAA
- a CDS encoding bL17 family ribosomal protein: MAKYRKLGRTADQRKALLRNQVTNLLYHGKIVTTETKAKEVRKIADGLIAMAVREKDNFETVTVTAKVARKDENGKRVKEVVDGKKVTVYDEVQKEIKKDAPSRLHARRQMLKVLYPVKEVPTAAAGKKKSTKEVDLVDKLFTEIAPKYADRNGGYTRIIKIGPRKGDAAMEVVLELV; encoded by the coding sequence ATGGCAAAATATAGAAAATTGGGCAGAACTGCTGACCAGAGAAAAGCTTTACTTAGAAACCAGGTAACAAATCTGTTATACCACGGAAAAATTGTTACAACTGAAACAAAAGCAAAAGAAGTTCGTAAAATTGCTGACGGTCTGATCGCTATGGCTGTTCGTGAAAAAGACAACTTCGAAACAGTAACTGTTACAGCTAAAGTTGCTCGCAAAGACGAAAATGGCAAGAGAGTAAAAGAAGTTGTTGACGGAAAGAAAGTTACTGTATACGATGAAGTACAGAAAGAAATCAAGAAGGACGCTCCTTCCAGATTACATGCCAGAAGACAGATGTTAAAAGTTCTTTACCCAGTGAAAGAAGTTCCGACAGCTGCTGCTGGAAAGAAGAAAAGCACTAAAGAAGTTGATTTAGTAGATAAATTATTCACAGAAATCGCACCAAAATACGCTGACCGTAATGGTGGTTATACAAGAATCATCAAAATCGGACCTCGTAAAGGTGATGCAGCTATGGAAGTAGTTCTTGAATTAGTATAA
- a CDS encoding heparinase II/III domain-containing protein: MRVREKEDCVLLEGAHTGYLQNETQVLLRRKILVLEPGVYVLADTAYSEESHTYSRLFHFNNQGMVSAKEGRILYHGKRADMELIFPQEETCFYIEESKLSRHYNLCEKNEMVAADTKGEGKTFMLAVLAGNQKKPVKVCMNPVYNPVRGCLLADEAAQAVRICTDAHEYELIFRHGDLAGPQDLLQAGSCMGIGSVLVCADSGETLCFA, encoded by the coding sequence ATGAGAGTAAGAGAAAAAGAGGACTGTGTGCTTTTGGAAGGCGCCCATACCGGGTATCTGCAAAACGAAACGCAGGTGCTTTTAAGAAGGAAAATCCTGGTGCTGGAGCCAGGGGTGTATGTGCTGGCAGATACTGCCTATAGCGAAGAAAGCCATACCTACAGCCGTCTCTTCCATTTTAATAATCAGGGAATGGTAAGCGCCAAAGAAGGCAGGATTCTCTATCATGGAAAGCGGGCAGACATGGAACTTATCTTTCCTCAGGAAGAAACCTGCTTTTATATAGAAGAAAGCAAGTTGTCACGGCATTATAATCTGTGTGAGAAAAATGAAATGGTGGCTGCAGATACAAAAGGAGAAGGAAAGACCTTTATGCTGGCTGTGCTGGCTGGAAATCAGAAAAAGCCTGTGAAGGTTTGTATGAATCCGGTCTATAATCCGGTCCGCGGCTGTTTACTGGCAGATGAGGCAGCACAGGCAGTTCGCATCTGCACAGATGCTCATGAATATGAGCTGATATTCCGGCACGGGGATTTGGCAGGTCCTCAGGATTTACTGCAGGCAGGTTCCTGTATGGGAATCGGAAGTGTGCTGGTATGTGCGGACTCCGGAGAAACTCTTTGTTTTGCATAG
- a CDS encoding diacylglycerol/lipid kinase family protein, whose amino-acid sequence MSKKMLFIFNPRSGKGSIKNRLMDILDIFVKGGYEVTVHPTQAYMDGLKVTRRKAAEYDIVVASGGDGTLDEIVTGILMEGYKNPIGYIPSGSTNDFANSFHISKNMLQAATDIVEGLPHAFDVGRFNDDYFVYIAAFGLFTDVSYETNQDMKNILGHAAYILEGTQRLFNIKSYNLNVKSDEGEFSGEFIFGMVSNATSVGGFKRLTGPDVMLDDGVFEVMLIRKPKNILELNEIIASLVGPGDSKMIEIFKTTTLRISCEEEISWTLDGEFGGEHSVVEIENIKHAVQIMLPRNQEIPLINPPEEE is encoded by the coding sequence ATGAGTAAAAAAATGCTTTTTATATTTAATCCCCGGTCCGGGAAAGGCAGTATTAAAAACCGTCTTATGGACATTTTGGATATTTTTGTAAAAGGCGGGTACGAGGTAACGGTTCATCCTACACAAGCTTATATGGATGGCTTAAAGGTAACAAGACGCAAGGCCGCAGAATATGATATTGTGGTGGCAAGCGGCGGGGACGGCACCTTGGACGAAATTGTAACAGGGATTCTGATGGAAGGGTATAAAAATCCCATTGGATATATTCCGTCAGGAAGTACCAATGATTTTGCCAACAGCTTTCATATATCGAAAAATATGCTCCAGGCAGCCACAGATATTGTGGAGGGTCTGCCTCACGCCTTTGATGTGGGACGTTTTAATGATGATTATTTCGTATATATTGCAGCCTTTGGTCTGTTTACGGACGTATCCTATGAAACGAATCAGGACATGAAAAACATTTTAGGACATGCAGCCTATATATTGGAAGGAACACAGAGGCTGTTTAACATAAAATCCTATAATCTGAACGTAAAAAGTGATGAAGGAGAATTTTCCGGAGAGTTTATTTTTGGAATGGTGAGCAATGCCACCTCTGTCGGTGGATTTAAGCGTCTGACAGGACCGGACGTTATGCTGGACGATGGGGTATTTGAGGTTATGCTTATTCGCAAGCCTAAAAATATTCTGGAATTAAACGAAATTATTGCGTCCCTGGTAGGTCCCGGTGATTCCAAGATGATAGAGATTTTTAAGACCACAACACTTCGCATAAGCTGTGAAGAAGAAATTTCATGGACTTTGGACGGAGAATTTGGGGGAGAGCACAGTGTTGTGGAAATTGAAAATATAAAGCATGCGGTACAGATTATGCTGCCGCGCAACCAGGAAATTCCTCTGATTAACCCACCGGAGGAAGAATAG
- the rpsK gene encoding 30S ribosomal protein S11: protein MAKVTKKVTKKRVKKNVERGQAHIQSSFNNTIVTLTDAEGNALSWASAGGLGFKGSRKSTPYAAQMAAETAAKAAVIHGLKTVDVFVKGPGSGREAAIRALAACGIEVTSIKDVTPVPHNGCRPPKRRRV, encoded by the coding sequence ATGGCTAAAGTTACCAAAAAAGTGACAAAAAAGCGTGTTAAGAAAAACGTTGAACGCGGACAGGCACATATCCAGTCTTCTTTCAATAACACAATCGTTACATTGACAGATGCTGAAGGAAATGCTTTATCATGGGCAAGTGCCGGTGGTCTGGGATTTAAAGGTTCAAGGAAATCTACTCCATATGCAGCTCAGATGGCTGCAGAAACTGCTGCAAAGGCTGCAGTTATCCATGGTCTGAAGACTGTTGACGTTTTTGTAAAAGGACCTGGTTCAGGAAGAGAAGCAGCAATCCGTGCATTGGCAGCTTGCGGTATTGAAGTTACAAGCATCAAAGATGTAACTCCGGTTCCACACAACGGTTGTCGTCCACCAAAACGCAGAAGAGTCTAA
- the rpsD gene encoding 30S ribosomal protein S4: MAVNRVPVLKRCRALGLDPVYLGIDKKSTRQLKRANRKMSEYGLQLREKQKAKFIYGVLEKPFRNYYKKADQRPGQTGENLMVMLETRLDNVVFRLGLARTRKEARQIVDHKHVLVNGKQVNIPSYLVKAGDIIEIKEKCKGSQRYKDILEVTGGRLVPAWLDVDQEALKGEVKALPTREEIDVPVNEVLIVELYSK, translated from the coding sequence ATGGCAGTAAATAGAGTACCAGTTCTGAAAAGATGTAGAGCATTAGGTCTTGACCCGGTATATCTGGGAATTGACAAAAAATCTACCAGACAGTTAAAGAGAGCAAACAGAAAAATGTCCGAATACGGACTTCAGTTAAGAGAAAAACAGAAAGCAAAATTCATCTACGGCGTTCTGGAAAAACCTTTCCGTAACTACTACAAGAAGGCAGACCAGAGACCGGGACAGACAGGTGAAAACCTGATGGTTATGCTGGAAACTCGCCTTGACAACGTAGTATTCCGTCTTGGACTTGCTAGAACAAGAAAAGAAGCAAGACAGATTGTTGACCACAAGCATGTACTTGTAAATGGAAAACAGGTTAATATCCCATCTTACTTAGTAAAAGCTGGCGATATTATTGAAATTAAAGAAAAATGCAAAGGTTCTCAGAGATATAAAGATATCCTTGAAGTAACTGGCGGACGTCTGGTTCCGGCTTGGTTAGATGTAGACCAGGAAGCATTAAAGGGCGAAGTAAAAGCACTTCCTACAAGAGAAGAAATCGACGTACCGGTTAACGAAGTGTTAATTGTCGAGTTGTATTCTAAATAA
- the rpmJ gene encoding 50S ribosomal protein L36 encodes MKVRSSVKPICEKCKVIKRKGSIRIICENPKHKQRQG; translated from the coding sequence GTGAAAGTAAGATCATCTGTAAAACCAATTTGCGAAAAGTGCAAGGTTATTAAAAGAAAGGGAAGCATCAGAATTATCTGTGAAAACCCAAAACACAAACAGCGTCAGGGCTAA
- the rpsM gene encoding 30S ribosomal protein S13: MARIAGVDLPREKRIEIGLTYIYGIGRASSNRILEKAGVNPDTRVRDVTDEEVGKIRDAIEELQIPVEGDLRREIALNIKRLQEIGCYRGIRHRKGLPVRGQKTKTNARTRKGPKRTVANKKK; the protein is encoded by the coding sequence ATGGCTCGTATAGCTGGTGTAGACTTACCAAGAGAAAAACGTATTGAAATCGGCTTGACATATATCTACGGAATTGGTAGAGCAAGCTCAAACCGTATCTTAGAAAAGGCAGGCGTAAATCCTGACACTCGTGTCAGAGATGTTACTGACGAAGAAGTAGGAAAAATCCGTGACGCAATTGAAGAGCTTCAGATTCCTGTAGAAGGTGATTTGAGAAGAGAAATCGCTCTGAACATCAAAAGACTTCAGGAAATCGGCTGCTACAGAGGAATCCGTCATCGTAAAGGACTTCCTGTTCGTGGACAGAAAACAAAAACAAATGCAAGAACAAGAAAAGGTCCTAAGAGAACTGTTGCTAATAAGAAGAAATAA